The following proteins are co-located in the Conyzicola lurida genome:
- the groL gene encoding chaperonin GroEL (60 kDa chaperone family; promotes refolding of misfolded polypeptides especially under stressful conditions; forms two stacked rings of heptamers to form a barrel-shaped 14mer; ends can be capped by GroES; misfolded proteins enter the barrel where they are refolded when GroES binds): MAKIIAFNEEARRGLERGLNILADAVKVTLGPRGRNVVLEKKWGAPTITNDGVSIAKEIELDDPYEKIGAELVKEVAKKTDDVAGDGTTTSVVLAQALVREGLRNVAAGADPISLKRGIEKATSAVIEALIASAKEIETKEEIAATASISAGDPEIGALIAEAIDKVGKEGVVTVEESNTFGTELELTEGMRFDKGYLSAYFVTDPERQEAVFEDPYILIVNGKISNIKDLLPIVDKVIQSGKQLLIIAEDVDGEALATLVVNKIRGIFKSVAVKAPGFGDRRKAQLQDIAILTGGQVISEEVGLKLENATLDLLGRARKVVITKDETTIIEGTGDADAIAGRVKQIRAEIENTDSDYDREKLQERLAKLAGGVAVIKAGAATEVELKERKHRIEDAVRNAKAAVEEGIVAGGGVALIQAGKIAFESAAVTDLVGDEATGANIVRVAIDAPLKQIALNAGLEPGVVADKVRHLPVGQGLNAATGEYVDMLAAGINDPVKVTRSALLNAASIAGLFLTTEAVVADKPEKNPAPMGDPSGGMDF; the protein is encoded by the coding sequence ATGGCAAAGATCATTGCTTTCAACGAAGAGGCCCGTCGTGGCCTCGAGCGCGGCCTGAACATTCTGGCCGACGCCGTCAAGGTGACGCTCGGCCCGCGCGGCCGCAACGTCGTGCTCGAAAAGAAGTGGGGCGCGCCGACCATCACGAACGATGGTGTGTCGATCGCCAAGGAAATCGAACTGGACGACCCGTACGAGAAGATCGGCGCCGAGCTGGTCAAAGAGGTAGCCAAGAAGACGGATGACGTCGCCGGCGACGGAACGACCACCTCGGTCGTCCTCGCCCAGGCCCTCGTTCGCGAAGGACTCCGCAACGTCGCTGCCGGTGCTGACCCGATCAGCCTCAAGCGCGGCATCGAGAAGGCCACCTCGGCCGTCATCGAGGCACTCATCGCCTCCGCCAAGGAGATCGAGACCAAGGAAGAGATCGCGGCTACGGCTTCCATCTCCGCCGGCGACCCCGAGATCGGCGCACTGATCGCCGAGGCCATCGACAAGGTCGGCAAGGAAGGCGTCGTCACCGTCGAGGAGTCGAACACCTTCGGCACCGAGCTCGAGCTGACCGAGGGCATGCGCTTCGACAAGGGTTACCTGTCGGCATACTTCGTCACCGACCCCGAGCGCCAGGAAGCGGTCTTCGAAGACCCCTACATCCTCATCGTCAACGGCAAGATCTCCAACATCAAGGACCTCCTGCCCATCGTCGACAAGGTCATCCAGTCGGGCAAGCAGCTCCTCATCATCGCCGAAGACGTTGACGGCGAGGCTCTCGCGACTCTCGTTGTGAACAAGATCCGTGGCATCTTCAAGTCGGTCGCCGTCAAGGCTCCCGGCTTCGGCGACCGTCGCAAGGCGCAGCTGCAGGACATCGCCATCCTCACCGGTGGCCAGGTCATCTCCGAGGAGGTCGGTCTCAAGCTCGAGAACGCCACCCTCGACCTCCTGGGCCGCGCCCGCAAGGTCGTCATCACCAAGGACGAGACCACGATCATCGAGGGCACCGGCGACGCCGACGCCATCGCGGGCCGCGTCAAGCAGATCCGTGCCGAGATCGAGAACACCGACTCCGACTACGACCGCGAGAAGCTGCAGGAGCGCCTGGCCAAGCTGGCCGGCGGCGTTGCGGTCATCAAGGCCGGAGCCGCGACCGAGGTCGAGCTCAAGGAGCGCAAGCACCGCATCGAGGACGCCGTCCGTAACGCGAAGGCTGCCGTCGAAGAGGGCATCGTCGCCGGTGGTGGCGTCGCCCTCATCCAGGCCGGCAAGATCGCCTTCGAGTCCGCCGCAGTCACCGACCTCGTCGGCGACGAGGCGACCGGCGCGAACATCGTCCGCGTTGCCATCGACGCACCGCTCAAGCAGATCGCGCTCAACGCCGGTCTCGAGCCCGGTGTCGTCGCTGACAAGGTCCGTCACCTCCCCGTCGGCCAGGGCCTCAACGCCGCGACCGGCGAGTACGTCGACATGCTGGCCGCCGGCATCAATGACCCGGTGAAGGTCACGCGCTCGGCTCTGCTCAACGCTGCATCGATCGCGGGCCTGTTCCTGACGACCGAGGCTGTTGTCGCCGACAAGCCCGAGAAGAACCCCGCTCCGATGGGTGACCCGTCGGGCGGCATGGACTTCTAA
- a CDS encoding WXG100 family type VII secretion target, giving the protein MTRFQVDSDEVLNASSTMRGTIGRIQGEVAALHGQLANLQATWGGPAAAAFQGAAAAWHATEQRVSDDLTALNQVLTHAGQTYAETEAANTRLFAR; this is encoded by the coding sequence ATGACCAGATTCCAGGTAGACAGTGACGAAGTTCTCAACGCGAGTTCCACGATGCGCGGCACCATCGGGCGTATCCAGGGCGAGGTGGCCGCGCTCCACGGCCAGCTCGCGAACCTGCAGGCCACGTGGGGCGGCCCCGCCGCGGCGGCCTTCCAAGGCGCCGCTGCCGCGTGGCACGCGACCGAGCAGCGGGTGAGCGACGACCTCACCGCACTCAACCAGGTGCTCACGCACGCCGGTCAGACCTACGCGGAGACGGAGGCGGCGAACACGCGGTTGTTCGCGCGGTAG
- a CDS encoding sensor histidine kinase, with translation MTAVSVLLLTLGLLVAGLGSMSVLRSYLTSDTDTKINAALQAIDNQVIAFTETPEGALRCQVAAGLTPYYISVVEDDTLLCSNKASDEERPASSELMDVERWSTDDALTVDSEPGGGHWRVVSSPYSTTSGHFINIVVGYNLNEVDKFINQYAAIFMFFGLTVVILGASVTRLLVTSTFNPLREVEATAARFAGGDFTQRLSGANQNTEVGRLNRSLNAMLSQIDRAFADRAKTIDQMRRFVGDASHELRTPLVSVRGYAELYRMGALQKPEDVAQAMERIEKEAIRMGELVTDLLELARIDEAKPLQLAEVDLIPLANDAALDAMASSPGREVRVIVTEVAPLPVADDETPDAAAAVPTDSRSALATGPIAFAGATFARLRRRPRVTPADSTEIGVILPPPAAPRAVVLAEENKIRQVITNLMGNAMRFAPAGTPIEIGVETDRSQGVAAISVIDHGEGIPPQIREKIFQRFWRADSSRNRDTGGSGLGLAIVASIVAAHKGEVEVVETPGGGATFRVILPLHQPLVENPEVPTS, from the coding sequence ATGACCGCGGTGAGCGTGCTGTTGCTCACGCTCGGCCTGCTCGTCGCCGGTCTCGGGTCGATGTCCGTCCTGCGGTCGTACCTCACCTCGGACACCGACACCAAGATCAACGCGGCGCTGCAGGCGATCGACAACCAGGTCATCGCCTTCACCGAGACCCCCGAGGGCGCCCTGCGCTGCCAGGTCGCCGCCGGTCTCACGCCGTATTACATCAGCGTCGTCGAGGACGACACACTGCTGTGCTCGAACAAGGCGTCCGATGAAGAACGGCCCGCGTCATCCGAACTCATGGATGTCGAGAGGTGGTCGACAGACGACGCCCTCACCGTCGACAGCGAACCCGGCGGCGGCCACTGGCGTGTCGTCAGCAGCCCGTACTCGACTACGTCGGGCCACTTCATCAACATCGTCGTGGGCTACAACCTCAACGAGGTCGACAAGTTCATCAACCAGTACGCCGCGATCTTTATGTTCTTCGGCCTGACCGTCGTCATCCTCGGCGCCTCGGTCACCCGCCTGCTCGTGACCTCGACCTTCAACCCGCTGCGCGAGGTCGAGGCGACGGCTGCCCGCTTCGCCGGCGGGGACTTCACCCAGCGCCTCAGCGGAGCCAACCAGAACACCGAGGTCGGCCGGCTCAACCGCTCGCTCAACGCGATGCTCAGCCAGATCGACCGCGCCTTCGCCGACCGCGCGAAGACCATCGACCAGATGCGCCGCTTCGTCGGCGACGCCAGCCACGAACTGCGCACCCCGCTCGTCTCGGTGCGCGGCTACGCCGAGCTGTACCGCATGGGCGCACTGCAGAAGCCCGAAGACGTGGCCCAGGCCATGGAGCGCATCGAAAAAGAGGCCATCCGCATGGGTGAACTCGTGACCGACCTGCTCGAGCTCGCCCGCATCGACGAGGCGAAGCCGCTGCAGCTCGCCGAGGTCGACCTCATCCCGCTCGCCAACGACGCCGCGCTCGACGCGATGGCCTCGTCGCCCGGGCGCGAGGTCCGGGTCATCGTGACCGAGGTAGCGCCGTTGCCGGTTGCCGACGACGAGACCCCGGATGCCGCGGCAGCAGTCCCCACGGACAGCCGGTCGGCGCTCGCGACCGGGCCTATCGCCTTCGCGGGAGCCACCTTCGCCCGACTCCGCCGTCGCCCCCGGGTCACGCCCGCCGACTCGACGGAGATCGGCGTGATCCTCCCGCCGCCCGCGGCACCGCGTGCCGTCGTGCTCGCCGAAGAAAACAAGATCCGCCAGGTCATCACCAACCTGATGGGTAACGCGATGCGATTCGCGCCCGCGGGTACCCCTATCGAGATCGGTGTGGAGACCGACCGCTCGCAGGGCGTCGCCGCGATCTCGGTCATCGACCACGGTGAGGGCATCCCGCCGCAGATCCGCGAGAAGATCTTCCAGCGCTTCTGGCGCGCGGACTCGTCGCGCAACCGCGACACCGGCGGCTCGGGCCTCGGTCTCGCGATCGTCGCGTCGATCGTCGCCGCCCACAAGGGCGAGGTCGAGGTCGTCGAGACGCCCGGCGGAGGAGCGACGTTCCGCGTCATCCTTCCTCTGCACCAGCCGCTTGTGGAGAATCCCGAAGTCCCCACTTCCTGA
- a CDS encoding response regulator transcription factor produces MTDGPKILIVDDEPNIRDLLTTSLRFAGFAVRAVGNGAGAISAVLEEEPDLIILDVMLPDINGFGVTKRLRASGYTAPILFLTAKDDTEDKITGLTVGGDDYVTKPFSLDEIVARIKAILRRTMQDDEEAVIRAGELTMDQDTHEVTIGSEQIELSPTEFKLLRYLMLNPNRVLSKAQILDHVWEYDFNGDAGIVESYISYLRRKLDHLSAEPIIQTKRGFGYMLKTSRA; encoded by the coding sequence ATGACTGACGGCCCCAAGATCCTGATCGTTGACGACGAGCCCAACATCCGCGACCTTCTGACCACGAGCCTGCGTTTCGCCGGCTTCGCGGTGAGAGCGGTAGGCAATGGAGCAGGCGCTATTTCCGCCGTGCTGGAGGAAGAGCCCGACCTCATCATCCTCGACGTCATGCTGCCCGACATCAACGGCTTCGGCGTGACCAAGCGCCTGCGCGCGTCCGGCTACACCGCACCGATCCTCTTCCTCACGGCGAAGGACGACACCGAAGACAAGATCACCGGCCTCACGGTGGGCGGCGACGACTACGTGACCAAGCCGTTCAGCCTCGACGAGATCGTCGCCCGCATCAAGGCCATCCTGCGCCGCACGATGCAGGACGACGAAGAGGCGGTCATCCGCGCCGGCGAGCTGACCATGGACCAGGACACCCACGAGGTGACCATCGGATCCGAGCAGATCGAGCTCAGCCCGACCGAGTTCAAGCTGCTGCGCTACCTCATGCTCAACCCGAACCGCGTTCTGTCGAAGGCACAGATCCTCGACCACGTCTGGGAGTACGACTTCAACGGCGACGCCGGCATCGTGGAGAGCTACATCAGCTACCTGCGCCGCAAGCTCGACCACCTCTCGGCCGAGCCGATCATCCAGACCAAGCGCGGTTTCGGCTACATGCTGAAGACCTCGCGAGCGTGA
- the folP gene encoding dihydropteroate synthase, with protein sequence MAIVNRTPDSFYDRGATFALDKAVEAALVAGANGADLVDIGGVPFGRGPAVSLQEEIDRVVPVVEGIHAASDIVVSVDTFNAEVARLSIAAGAGVINDTSGLFDTDMAAVVAQSDATLVLTHSLAPPRSEPPRPEYGDVVAEVVEFLVDRVARAEAAGIPRDRLIVDPGHDLNKNTLHSLEITRRLEEIVAIGLPTLVAVSRKDFVGEVLDAAKEDRLEGSIAAAVVCVLKGARIVRMHDVAAAVAAMRMTEAILGDREPAYLRHNIG encoded by the coding sequence ATGGCGATCGTCAACCGCACACCCGACTCGTTCTACGACCGGGGTGCCACCTTCGCCCTCGACAAAGCCGTGGAGGCGGCACTCGTCGCGGGGGCGAACGGCGCCGACCTCGTCGACATCGGGGGAGTGCCGTTCGGGCGTGGCCCCGCCGTCTCGCTGCAGGAGGAGATCGACAGGGTGGTGCCGGTCGTGGAGGGTATCCACGCGGCATCCGACATCGTCGTCTCTGTCGACACCTTCAACGCCGAGGTCGCCCGCCTGAGCATCGCCGCCGGCGCCGGAGTCATCAACGACACGAGCGGCCTCTTCGACACCGACATGGCCGCGGTCGTGGCCCAGAGCGACGCGACCCTCGTGCTGACCCACAGCCTCGCGCCGCCCCGCAGCGAGCCGCCGCGTCCGGAGTACGGCGACGTGGTCGCCGAGGTGGTGGAGTTCCTCGTCGACCGGGTCGCGCGTGCCGAGGCCGCGGGTATCCCGCGCGACCGGCTCATCGTCGACCCCGGGCACGACCTCAACAAGAACACGCTGCACTCGCTCGAGATCACCCGACGTCTCGAGGAGATCGTGGCGATCGGACTGCCGACGCTGGTGGCGGTCTCGCGCAAGGACTTCGTGGGCGAGGTGCTGGATGCCGCGAAGGAAGACCGACTGGAGGGGTCGATCGCGGCCGCGGTGGTCTGCGTCTTGAAGGGTGCCCGCATCGTGCGCATGCACGACGTCGCGGCGGCGGTCGCGGCGATGCGCATGACCGAGGCGATCCTCGGCGACCGCGAACCGGCGTACCTGCGCCATAACATAGGCTGA
- a CDS encoding pyrimidine reductase family protein, whose protein sequence is MEPRIDQLWPEFLDDLGDDEIVADLAAPGGPWLRVNFVSSVDGAATTAGVSGGLGDASDKRMFELLRRVSDVVLVGAGTVRDEGYGPLRVSDESAAWRVGRGLPPHPVFAIVSGSLDLDPTSTIFTEAPVLPVIVTTNRATAAKLAAFDGLADVIVAGQTSVDMPLALAGLHERGLLHVLNEGGPSLFGSLAAAGAVDELCLTVAARLEAGNARRISHGDLDVPVQLELGRVLRHESTLLLRYTRAVPEPVEGA, encoded by the coding sequence ATGGAGCCCCGCATCGATCAGCTTTGGCCCGAATTTCTCGACGACCTCGGCGATGACGAGATCGTCGCCGACCTCGCCGCCCCGGGCGGGCCGTGGTTGCGGGTGAACTTCGTCTCGAGCGTGGACGGAGCCGCGACCACCGCCGGAGTCTCGGGCGGCCTGGGCGATGCCTCAGACAAGCGCATGTTCGAGTTGCTGCGTCGCGTCAGCGATGTCGTGCTCGTGGGCGCGGGGACCGTGCGCGACGAGGGCTACGGTCCGCTGCGGGTGAGCGACGAGTCCGCGGCCTGGCGGGTTGGCCGCGGTTTGCCGCCGCACCCGGTGTTCGCGATCGTCTCGGGGTCGCTCGACCTCGACCCGACCTCGACGATCTTCACGGAGGCACCCGTGCTGCCCGTGATCGTCACGACCAATCGGGCGACCGCCGCGAAGCTCGCCGCCTTCGACGGGCTGGCCGACGTGATCGTCGCCGGGCAGACGTCGGTCGACATGCCGCTCGCTCTCGCCGGTCTGCACGAGCGCGGCCTGCTGCACGTGTTGAACGAAGGCGGACCCTCGCTGTTCGGCTCGCTCGCCGCGGCCGGCGCGGTCGACGAGCTCTGCCTCACCGTCGCGGCGCGGCTCGAGGCCGGGAATGCGCGGCGGATTTCGCACGGAGACCTCGACGTGCCGGTGCAACTAGAGCTCGGCCGGGTGCTGCGGCACGAGAGCACGCTGCTGTTGCGGTACACGCGGGCCGTCCCTGAGCCTGTCGAAGGGGCGTAG
- a CDS encoding DNA repair helicase XPB, whose translation MNSPEAPNGPLIVQSDRTVLLEVAHPLADDARHDLSVFAELERAPEHIHTYRITKLGLWNARAAGHTSADMLATLEKYSKYAIPQVVSVDITETVGRYGRLVIERDAEGVLLLTATDAAVLAEIARGKKVAALLFERRGDNTYVVQAWARGQLKQELLKIGWPAEDLAGYTPGTPHEISLLDNGWHLRPYQNDAVSSFFEQGSGVVVLPCGAGKTLVGAGAMAVGKTNTLILVTNTVSARQWRNELLKRTTLTEEEVGEYSGLVKDVKPVTIATYQMLTAKRKGEYAHLALLDALDWGLVIYDEVHLLPAPVFKLTADLQARRRLGLTATLVREDGREGDVFSLIGPKRFDAPWKEIEAQGFISPASCYEVRIDLPQQDRLEYAASADDVRYRLAATAPAKLDVVKRLVKKHDGEQILVIGQYLDQIDELSEALDAPALTGSTPVAERERLYQAFREGTLKVLVVSKVANFSVDLPEATVAIQVSGSFGSRQEEAQRLGRLLRPKESGLPANFYTLVARDTVDQDFAQNRQRFLAEQGYSYTILDSDTLDAAA comes from the coding sequence GTGAATTCGCCCGAAGCACCCAACGGCCCGCTGATCGTGCAGAGTGACCGGACGGTCCTTCTCGAAGTGGCGCACCCGCTCGCGGACGACGCGCGCCACGACCTCTCGGTCTTCGCCGAGCTGGAGCGGGCGCCGGAGCACATCCACACCTACCGCATCACCAAGCTCGGCCTCTGGAACGCGCGCGCCGCCGGGCACACCTCCGCCGACATGCTCGCCACGCTCGAGAAGTACTCCAAGTACGCCATCCCGCAGGTCGTCTCGGTCGACATCACCGAGACCGTCGGACGCTACGGGCGTCTCGTGATCGAGCGCGACGCCGAGGGCGTCCTGCTGCTGACGGCGACGGATGCCGCGGTGCTGGCGGAGATCGCCCGTGGCAAGAAGGTCGCGGCCCTGCTGTTCGAGCGCCGCGGCGACAACACCTACGTCGTGCAGGCCTGGGCCCGCGGTCAGCTCAAGCAGGAGCTGCTCAAGATCGGTTGGCCCGCCGAGGACCTCGCCGGCTACACACCGGGCACGCCGCACGAGATCTCGCTGCTCGACAACGGCTGGCACCTGCGCCCGTACCAGAACGATGCCGTCTCCAGCTTCTTCGAGCAGGGCTCCGGCGTCGTCGTGCTGCCCTGTGGCGCGGGCAAGACGCTCGTCGGCGCCGGCGCGATGGCGGTCGGCAAGACCAACACCCTGATCCTCGTGACCAACACGGTATCGGCACGCCAGTGGCGCAACGAGCTGCTCAAGCGCACCACCCTCACCGAAGAGGAAGTCGGCGAATACTCGGGCCTCGTCAAAGACGTGAAGCCTGTCACTATCGCGACGTACCAAATGCTCACCGCCAAGCGGAAGGGCGAGTACGCCCACCTCGCGCTGCTCGACGCGCTCGACTGGGGCCTCGTGATCTACGACGAGGTGCACCTGCTGCCCGCGCCCGTGTTCAAGCTCACCGCCGACCTGCAGGCGCGCCGCCGTCTCGGACTCACGGCCACGCTCGTGCGCGAGGACGGCCGCGAGGGCGACGTGTTCAGCCTGATCGGCCCGAAGCGTTTCGACGCCCCGTGGAAGGAGATCGAGGCGCAGGGCTTCATCTCTCCGGCATCCTGCTACGAAGTACGCATCGACCTGCCGCAGCAGGACCGCCTCGAGTACGCCGCGTCGGCCGACGACGTGCGCTACCGGCTCGCGGCGACCGCCCCGGCGAAGCTCGACGTGGTCAAGCGGCTGGTCAAGAAGCACGACGGCGAGCAGATCCTCGTGATCGGCCAGTACCTCGACCAGATCGACGAGCTGTCGGAAGCACTGGACGCCCCGGCACTCACCGGCTCGACGCCCGTCGCCGAGCGCGAGCGGCTCTATCAGGCGTTCCGCGAAGGCACGCTCAAGGTGCTCGTGGTGTCGAAGGTCGCGAACTTCTCGGTCGACCTGCCCGAGGCCACGGTCGCTATCCAGGTGTCGGGCTCTTTCGGGTCACGCCAAGAGGAGGCGCAGCGCCTCGGACGCCTGCTGCGCCCGAAGGAGAGCGGCCTGCCCGCCAACTTCTACACGCTCGTCGCGCGCGACACCGTTGACCAGGATTTCGCGCAGAACCGCCAGCGGTTCCTCGCCGAGCAGGGGTACAGCTACACGATTCTCGACTCCGACACGCTCGACGCCGCCGCGTAG
- a CDS encoding helicase-associated domain-containing protein, which yields MPANSSSTLALAGRLRASNDTDLVTLLRARSVRDVGIGDFFDLADKLLDRTSIQSALSALDRPTLTTLGVVAEMSGADAATDAAAIADRRAALGAPADAAQIAEHLATAESLGLVDRDDSGFRAWDAVVDQLAEWPLLDLPTLAELARPWQPSHDGTAAIDERATDALAAEHAFATTMAVVELVSEHQHEPARELAKGGLALPDLKRLATAASIELDQVAALHGIAVRSGLLVLDGTQWVPTTDAGPWMQQSTPDVWARLAGAWLAELPRDIRTLLAGRTHDRWDEEFVSLVAWLYPAGGQWMHDRVVARVRAAELLGVIAGATPSTPGGLLLTEGPDAAAAAMATMLPREVEQVYVQNDLSIVSPGPLAPRLDARLRTIAAVESHALASSYRVSPASVNRAFALGETASSITDFLGTISLTGIPQPLSYLIAEAAARYGLVRVGSIEGGRSYVRSTDENLLGAILVDQSLSALSLHRDAMGRAVSRYDESVVFWALSEARYPVAAENADGETHALARPQAAPPVRQPVANVAAEIVSRLREVAPEAEQDNDRAWMERQLDAAVKARLTIAVTVTVQDGSSVDYVLEPTGLGGGRLRARDRKADIERTLPLSRITSVSSAV from the coding sequence ATGCCGGCAAATAGCAGCTCCACACTCGCGCTGGCCGGTCGCCTGCGCGCGTCGAACGACACCGACCTCGTCACGCTGCTGCGCGCGCGCTCGGTGCGCGACGTCGGCATCGGCGACTTCTTCGACCTGGCCGACAAACTCCTCGACCGCACGTCGATCCAGAGCGCACTCTCCGCTCTCGACCGCCCGACACTGACCACCCTCGGCGTCGTCGCCGAGATGAGCGGGGCGGATGCCGCGACCGACGCCGCCGCGATCGCCGACCGCCGCGCCGCTCTCGGTGCGCCGGCCGATGCCGCGCAGATCGCCGAGCACCTCGCGACCGCCGAGTCCCTCGGCCTCGTCGACCGCGACGACAGCGGATTCCGCGCCTGGGACGCCGTCGTCGACCAGCTCGCCGAGTGGCCGCTGCTCGACCTGCCGACCCTCGCCGAACTCGCCCGCCCGTGGCAGCCGAGCCACGACGGCACCGCGGCCATCGACGAGCGGGCCACCGACGCCCTCGCCGCCGAACACGCCTTCGCTACCACCATGGCCGTCGTCGAGCTCGTCTCCGAACACCAGCACGAACCGGCCCGCGAGCTCGCCAAGGGCGGCCTCGCGCTTCCCGACCTCAAGCGCCTCGCCACAGCCGCGTCGATCGAGCTCGACCAGGTCGCCGCGCTGCACGGCATCGCGGTGCGCTCCGGACTGCTCGTGCTCGACGGCACGCAGTGGGTGCCGACCACCGACGCCGGCCCGTGGATGCAGCAGTCGACGCCTGACGTCTGGGCACGCCTCGCCGGCGCCTGGCTGGCCGAGCTCCCCCGCGACATCCGCACCCTGCTCGCCGGCCGCACGCACGACCGCTGGGACGAAGAGTTCGTCTCCCTCGTCGCCTGGCTCTACCCCGCCGGCGGCCAGTGGATGCACGACCGGGTCGTCGCCCGCGTGCGCGCCGCGGAACTGCTCGGCGTCATCGCCGGAGCCACCCCGTCGACCCCGGGCGGCCTACTGCTGACCGAGGGGCCGGATGCCGCGGCCGCCGCCATGGCCACGATGCTGCCGCGCGAGGTCGAGCAGGTGTACGTGCAGAACGACCTCTCCATCGTCTCCCCCGGCCCGCTCGCCCCGCGGCTCGACGCCCGGCTGCGAACCATCGCCGCGGTCGAGAGCCACGCGCTCGCGTCGAGCTACCGGGTATCGCCCGCGAGCGTCAACCGTGCCTTCGCGCTCGGCGAGACCGCGTCATCCATCACCGACTTTCTCGGCACCATCTCTCTCACCGGCATTCCGCAGCCGCTCTCCTATCTCATCGCCGAGGCGGCCGCCCGCTACGGTCTGGTGCGGGTCGGCTCGATCGAGGGCGGGCGCAGCTACGTGCGCTCGACCGACGAGAATCTGCTCGGCGCGATCCTCGTCGACCAGTCGTTGAGTGCGCTGTCGCTGCACCGCGACGCGATGGGCCGTGCGGTCAGCCGCTACGACGAGAGCGTCGTGTTCTGGGCGCTGAGCGAGGCGCGCTACCCGGTCGCCGCCGAGAACGCCGACGGCGAGACCCACGCGCTCGCCCGCCCGCAGGCAGCGCCTCCCGTGCGGCAGCCGGTGGCGAACGTCGCCGCGGAGATCGTCTCCCGGCTGCGCGAGGTGGCGCCCGAGGCCGAGCAGGACAACGACCGCGCCTGGATGGAACGCCAGCTCGACGCCGCCGTCAAGGCACGACTGACCATCGCCGTGACGGTGACCGTGCAGGACGGGTCATCCGTCGACTATGTTCTCGAACCCACCGGGCTCGGCGGCGGCCGTCTGCGAGCCCGCGACCGCAAGGCCGACATCGAACGCACGCTCCCGCTCTCACGCATCACCTCGGTCAGCAGCGCGGTCTAA
- a CDS encoding multidrug ABC transporter ATPase has product MADKSPVIVNRNERIIAYMLASAVGLSILSIIAIIAGTGLGVRNFGEGIWPAIILLPYVGLPIGFLLVIVLVVVSGIRKSRAARDAGK; this is encoded by the coding sequence GTGGCAGATAAATCCCCAGTAATCGTCAATCGTAACGAACGCATCATCGCTTACATGCTCGCGTCGGCAGTAGGGCTGTCAATTCTGTCGATTATCGCGATCATCGCGGGCACGGGCCTCGGCGTGCGTAATTTCGGCGAGGGCATCTGGCCTGCCATCATCCTGCTCCCCTACGTCGGGCTGCCGATCGGCTTCCTTCTGGTCATCGTGCTCGTCGTCGTGAGCGGTATCCGCAAGAGTCGCGCGGCCCGGGATGCCGGCAAATAG
- a CDS encoding cold-shock protein, whose product MPTGKVKFYDEEKGFGFISADDGQEVFLHASALPAGTVGIKAGMKLEFGIADGKKGAQALSVRVLDTPPSLAKLNRKPADDMAIIVEDLVKLLDGIGSNLKRGRYPDKSHSGKIAQMLRKVADELDA is encoded by the coding sequence ATGCCAACCGGCAAGGTTAAGTTTTACGACGAAGAGAAGGGCTTTGGCTTCATCAGTGCGGATGACGGCCAGGAAGTCTTTTTGCACGCGTCCGCGCTCCCGGCGGGAACCGTGGGAATCAAGGCGGGCATGAAGCTCGAGTTCGGTATCGCCGACGGTAAGAAGGGTGCGCAGGCACTCTCCGTGCGCGTGCTCGACACGCCTCCGAGCCTCGCCAAGCTCAACCGCAAGCCGGCCGACGACATGGCGATCATCGTCGAAGACCTGGTGAAGCTGCTCGACGGCATCGGCTCGAACCTCAAGCGCGGCCGTTACCCCGACAAGAGCCACAGTGGCAAGATCGCGCAGATGCTGCGCAAGGTTGCAGACGAACTCGATGCCTGA